A genomic stretch from Larus michahellis chromosome 7, bLarMic1.1, whole genome shotgun sequence includes:
- the CHRNA1 gene encoding acetylcholine receptor subunit alpha isoform X1 — translation MSGRSDARNSASAGLALCYEDETRLVEDLFRDYNKVVRPVEDHRDAVVVTVGLQLIQLISVDEVNQIVTTNVRLKQQWTDVNLKWNPEDYGGVKQIRIPSDDIWRPDLVLYNNADGDFAIVKYTKVLLEHTGLITWAPPAIFKSYCEIIVTYFPFDQQNCSMKLGTWTYDGTVVVINPESDRPDLSNFMESGEWVMKDYRGWKHWVYYTCCPDTPYLDITYHFLMQRLPLYFIMNVIIPCLLFSFLTGFVFYLPTDSVSPARACQRVRQANPQEAVEQALIRCTHFIIQNAQPVKCSRASEKMTLSISVLLSLTVFLLVIVELIPSTSSAVPLIGKYMLFTMVFVIASIIITVIVINTHHRSPSTHTMPHWVRKVFIDTIPNVMFFSTMKRPSRDRQEKNIFAEDIDISEISGKAGSVPVNFYSPLTKNPDVKNAIEGIKYIAETMKSDQEASNAAEEWKFVAMVVDHLLLGIFMLVCIIGTLAVFAGRLIELNQQG, via the exons ATGAGTGGAAGGAGCGATGCCCGAAATTCAGCGAGTG ctggtcTGGCCCTGTGCTACGAAGACGAGACTCGCCTCGTCGAGGACTTGTTCAGGGACTACAACAAGGTGGTGCGCCCAGTGGAGGACCATCGGGATGCCGTTGTCGTCACCGTTGGGCTGCAGCTCATTCAGCTTATTAGTGTG gatGAAGTAAATCAGATTGTGACAACCAACGTACGCCTGAAACAG CAATGGACAGACGTCAACCTCAAGTGGAATCCAGAGGACTACGGTGGAGTGAAACAAATCCGCATCCCCTCGGACGATATCTGGAGGCCGGACCTTGTTCTTTACAACAA CGCAGACGGTGATTTTGCCATCGTTAAATACACCAAAGTCCTTCTGGAGCACACAGGGCTGATCACCTGGGCACcaccagctatttttaaaagttactgtgAAATTATAGTCACATACTTCCCGTTTGACCAGCAGAACTGCAGTATGAAGTTGGGAACTTGGACGTATGATGGTACAGTGGTTGTTATTAACCCG GAGAGTGATCGTCCAGATCTGAGTAACTTCATGGAGAGTGGGGAGTGGGTGATGAAGGACTACCGTGGCTGGAAGCACTGGGTTTACTACACTTGCTGCCCTGACACCCCCTACCTGGACATCACCTACCACTTCCTCATGCAGCGCCTGCCCCTCTACTTCATCATGAACGTCATCattccctgcctgctcttctcCTTTCTGACTGGATTTGTTTTTTACCTGCCCACAGATTCAG TCAGCCCAGCACGAGCCTGCCAGAGAGTGAGGCAAGCGAACCCCCAGGAGGCTGTGGAGCAAGCCTTAATCAGGTGCACGCACTTCATCATTCAAAATGCACAGCCCGTGAAGTGCTCCCGGGCAA GTGAGAAAATGACTCTCAGCATCTCTGTCCTGCTGTCTCTGACTGTGTTCCTGCTGGTCATCGTGGAGCTGATTCCCTCCACCTCCAGCGCGGTGCCCCTGATAGGCAAATACATGTTGTTTACAATGGTGTTTGTCATCGCTTCAATCATCATCACGGTCATCGTCATCAACACCCACCACCGCTCCCCCAGCACTCACACCATGCCGCACTGGGTCAGGAAG GTCTTTATCGACACAATCCCAAACGTCATGTTTTTCTCTACGATGAAACGACCGTCCAGGGAtaggcaagagaaaaatatttttgcagaagaTATCGatatttctgaaatttctggGAAGGCAGGTTCTGTGCCTGTCAACTTCTACTCCCCGCTTACCAAAAATCCAGATGTGAAAAATGCTATAGAGGGAATCAAATACATTGCGGAAACGATGAAATCGGACCAAGAAGCCAGTAAT gCTGCAGAAGAGTGGAAGTTTGTCGCGATGGTAGTTGATCATCTTCTCCTTGGCATATTTATGCTAGTTTGTATTATAGGAACATTAGCTGTATTCGCTGGTCGCCTTATCGAATTAAATCAGCAAGGATGA
- the CHRNA1 gene encoding acetylcholine receptor subunit alpha isoform X2, with protein sequence MMTVHRILLLLLSAAGLALCYEDETRLVEDLFRDYNKVVRPVEDHRDAVVVTVGLQLIQLISVDEVNQIVTTNVRLKQQWTDVNLKWNPEDYGGVKQIRIPSDDIWRPDLVLYNNADGDFAIVKYTKVLLEHTGLITWAPPAIFKSYCEIIVTYFPFDQQNCSMKLGTWTYDGTVVVINPESDRPDLSNFMESGEWVMKDYRGWKHWVYYTCCPDTPYLDITYHFLMQRLPLYFIMNVIIPCLLFSFLTGFVFYLPTDSGEKMTLSISVLLSLTVFLLVIVELIPSTSSAVPLIGKYMLFTMVFVIASIIITVIVINTHHRSPSTHTMPHWVRKVFIDTIPNVMFFSTMKRPSRDRQEKNIFAEDIDISEISGKAGSVPVNFYSPLTKNPDVKNAIEGIKYIAETMKSDQEASNAAEEWKFVAMVVDHLLLGIFMLVCIIGTLAVFAGRLIELNQQG encoded by the exons ATGATGACGGTCCATCGcatactcctcctcctcctctccgcaG ctggtcTGGCCCTGTGCTACGAAGACGAGACTCGCCTCGTCGAGGACTTGTTCAGGGACTACAACAAGGTGGTGCGCCCAGTGGAGGACCATCGGGATGCCGTTGTCGTCACCGTTGGGCTGCAGCTCATTCAGCTTATTAGTGTG gatGAAGTAAATCAGATTGTGACAACCAACGTACGCCTGAAACAG CAATGGACAGACGTCAACCTCAAGTGGAATCCAGAGGACTACGGTGGAGTGAAACAAATCCGCATCCCCTCGGACGATATCTGGAGGCCGGACCTTGTTCTTTACAACAA CGCAGACGGTGATTTTGCCATCGTTAAATACACCAAAGTCCTTCTGGAGCACACAGGGCTGATCACCTGGGCACcaccagctatttttaaaagttactgtgAAATTATAGTCACATACTTCCCGTTTGACCAGCAGAACTGCAGTATGAAGTTGGGAACTTGGACGTATGATGGTACAGTGGTTGTTATTAACCCG GAGAGTGATCGTCCAGATCTGAGTAACTTCATGGAGAGTGGGGAGTGGGTGATGAAGGACTACCGTGGCTGGAAGCACTGGGTTTACTACACTTGCTGCCCTGACACCCCCTACCTGGACATCACCTACCACTTCCTCATGCAGCGCCTGCCCCTCTACTTCATCATGAACGTCATCattccctgcctgctcttctcCTTTCTGACTGGATTTGTTTTTTACCTGCCCACAGATTCAG GTGAGAAAATGACTCTCAGCATCTCTGTCCTGCTGTCTCTGACTGTGTTCCTGCTGGTCATCGTGGAGCTGATTCCCTCCACCTCCAGCGCGGTGCCCCTGATAGGCAAATACATGTTGTTTACAATGGTGTTTGTCATCGCTTCAATCATCATCACGGTCATCGTCATCAACACCCACCACCGCTCCCCCAGCACTCACACCATGCCGCACTGGGTCAGGAAG GTCTTTATCGACACAATCCCAAACGTCATGTTTTTCTCTACGATGAAACGACCGTCCAGGGAtaggcaagagaaaaatatttttgcagaagaTATCGatatttctgaaatttctggGAAGGCAGGTTCTGTGCCTGTCAACTTCTACTCCCCGCTTACCAAAAATCCAGATGTGAAAAATGCTATAGAGGGAATCAAATACATTGCGGAAACGATGAAATCGGACCAAGAAGCCAGTAAT gCTGCAGAAGAGTGGAAGTTTGTCGCGATGGTAGTTGATCATCTTCTCCTTGGCATATTTATGCTAGTTTGTATTATAGGAACATTAGCTGTATTCGCTGGTCGCCTTATCGAATTAAATCAGCAAGGATGA